TAGATTATCATCTGGTTAAGAAAATCAGCAATGTGATTGTTAAGCTTCTTTACATTTTTTCTATCTATGCTACTATCTGAGTGGTTATACCAAATAAAAAATTATCTATAACAAAGTGGTAGAGGAGTTAAAATACAATATGTTAGAAGGCTTTAATCAGCAAAATCAGTGGCGAAATCCCCAACCTATACGTATCGGGGTGATTGGTGTAGGGAATATGGGACAACATCACACCAGGGTTTTAAGTCTGATCAAGGATATTGAATTGGTGGGAATTGCTGATATCAATGTAGAAAGAGGTTTAGATATAGCTAGTAAATATCGTATTCGCTTTTTTGAGAGTTATCAAGACTTATTACCTCATGTCGATGCGGTTTGTATCGCTGTTCCTACTCGTTTACATCACCCAGTCGGGATAGAATGTTTACAAGCCGGAGTTCATGTCTTGATTGAAAAACCCATCGCTTCTAGTATCGAGGAAGCTGAGTCCCTGGTTAATGCTGCAGCTGAATCTAAGTCGATTTTACAGGTTGGTCATATTGAACGCTTTAACCCCGCTTTCCAAGAATTAAGTAAAGTACTCAAAACAGAGGAAATTCTGGCGATCGAAGCTCATCGGATGAGTCCTTATTCCGATCGCGCTAATGATGTCTCTGTGGTTTTAGATTTGATGATCCACGACATCGACTTACTGATGGAGTTAGTTCCTTCTCCTGTAATTAAACTCACTGCTTCTGGTAATAGTTCCTTGCATTCTGGTAATTTAGACTACGTCACCGCGATTCTACAATTTGCTAATGGTTTAGTTGCTACTATTACTGCTAGTAAAGTTACTCACCGTAAAATTCGTCGTCTGATTGCTCATTGTAAAAATTCTCTGACTGAAGCCGATTTTCTTAATAATGATATTTTAATTCACCGTCAAACTACCGCAGATTATACCACCGACTATGGTCAAGTTCTCTATCGTCAAGATGGTTTAATCGAAAAAGTTTATACAAGTAATATAGAGCCTTTACACGCTGAACTAGAACATTTCATCAACTGTGTCAGAGGTGGTAATCAACCTTCAGTCGGTGGAGAACAAGCCCTCAAGGCTTTACGTTTAGCTAGTATAATTGAACAAATGGCCCTAGATAATCAGGTATGGAAACAGCCCGATTGGGAAGGTCAAGCTATAGATTATGTTACTACTCAACAAGTATAGTGGTGGTTCTTGCTCCTTGGCGATCGCTGCTCACTCACGCACTCTACCGCAATCGTAGTTTACCCTCGGCTCGTTATCTACAATTAGCTACCTTGGGATTAGATGGACTACCTCGTAATCGTACGGTTGTTTTCCGTGGTTTCCGCGAAGAAACTAACCAATTGCAAATGGTAACAGATAGTCGTAGTGAGAAATATCAACAGATTCTTCAACAACCTTGGGGGGAAATCTGTTGGTATTTTCCTAAAACTAGAGAACAATTTCGTCTCCGTGGTCAACTGTTAATAGTTTCGGTTGACAATACAGACTCTAATTTAAGCACAGCTCGTTCTCTAGCTTGGCAACAATTATCTGATGCAGCTAGAATACAGTTTGCTTGGCCGGAGCCTCAACAAGCACTAACTGAGGATAAAGACGCTTTTAAACCTTTATACATCAATAAAGAGATCCCCTTGGATAATTTTTGTCTGCTATTATTAGATGCTGTAGAGGTAGATCACCTAGAATTACGAGGTGACCCCCAAAATCGCTATATCTATACTTTAGATGAATCTTTTAACTGGAGTTGTCAACAAGTTAACCCTTAGATAAGTTCCTAGGAAGGTGTCAGGTGTTAGGTTTTAGGTGCTATTATTCCGATATATCATATTTTTCCTAATTCTAATCAGATACGCCAATCTTACACTCAACTAATCTTTGAGCAAAGGTGGTAAAATCTAGTCGATTACCACTGACTTCGTAAATTTGGCGAGGATTGGGTAAATGACCATCGGGTGAGTCTAAACTAAAAATCAGGTTTTCTTTAAAAAAGATCCATTCTCCTTCTTGACGCCAACCTACGCGATCGCCAAATTCTTCAAAAGCAGTCTCATCAATTAATCTTCCAGGTTGATTACCTGTTTCTAGAAAAATAGGCAATTGGACACTAAAACCAAAATGACCACCAGAATATTCTACCCAAAGGCGATCGATAATCTCTAGGTCAGTACAGGGTAAAGTGCGGTAACTCTCTAAATCCAACCATCCTTGAGTCTGTCTTCCTGAAGCTTGCAATAAAAGATTAAGGGTTTGATCGTTAGCGCGACGCCATTGTTGTTGAGATAATAAATCTGCTAATCTATCATAGCTAACCCCTGTTTCTGAGGAGACTAGTTCACCTTGCTCTTGAGCCAAACTAGTCATAACTGGAATAAAAACTAAAGCAACGGTCATTAATAGTTTTTTCATGATAAGTATTTTTTAGAGTATCGCATTGACATTATAGATTAATCGCAAATGACTAGTACCTGGAATCGACGTCATATTATTTCTCTAGAAGATTTTATTAAATCTGAATATGAGGTAATTTTACAAACCGCTTTGAGTTTTCAAGAAGTATTGTCACGTAAAACTAAGAAAGTACCAGCCTTACAGGGACAAGTAATCGCTAATTTATTCTTTGAACCATCGACACGTACACGTAGTAGTTTTGAGTTGGCGGCTAAAAGATTATCAGCAGATGTACTCAATTTTGCCCCAAGTAGTTCTTCTTTAACCAAGGGAGAAACTATCTTAGATACAGCCAAAACTTATGTAGCTATGGGAGCGAATATGTTTGTAATTCGCCACCGTGAATCGGGAGTACCAGAAGCGATCGCCCAAGAAATGGATAGGCTAAACTTAGGAGTAGGAATCCTTAACGCAGGTGATGGTCAACACGAACACCCCTCACAAGCGTTATTAGACCTATTTACTATCTGTACTATCTTAGATCCTAAACAACCCCGATTAGAGCTTTTAGAAGGCAAAAAAATCGCGATCGTCGGGGATATTCTTCATTCTAGGGTAGCTCGTTCTAATATTTGGAGTTTAACCTGTTGTGGTGCACAAGTTTACTTAGCAGGTCCACCGACTCTAGTTCC
The Gloeocapsa sp. DLM2.Bin57 DNA segment above includes these coding regions:
- a CDS encoding gfo/Idh/MocA family oxidoreductase; translated protein: MLEGFNQQNQWRNPQPIRIGVIGVGNMGQHHTRVLSLIKDIELVGIADINVERGLDIASKYRIRFFESYQDLLPHVDAVCIAVPTRLHHPVGIECLQAGVHVLIEKPIASSIEEAESLVNAAAESKSILQVGHIERFNPAFQELSKVLKTEEILAIEAHRMSPYSDRANDVSVVLDLMIHDIDLLMELVPSPVIKLTASGNSSLHSGNLDYVTAILQFANGLVATITASKVTHRKIRRLIAHCKNSLTEADFLNNDILIHRQTTADYTTDYGQVLYRQDGLIEKVYTSNIEPLHAELEHFINCVRGGNQPSVGGEQALKALRLASIIEQMALDNQVWKQPDWEGQAIDYVTTQQV
- a CDS encoding aspartate carbamoyltransferase catalytic subunit is translated as MTSTWNRRHIISLEDFIKSEYEVILQTALSFQEVLSRKTKKVPALQGQVIANLFFEPSTRTRSSFELAAKRLSADVLNFAPSSSSLTKGETILDTAKTYVAMGANMFVIRHRESGVPEAIAQEMDRLNLGVGILNAGDGQHEHPSQALLDLFTICTILDPKQPRLELLEGKKIAIVGDILHSRVARSNIWSLTCCGAQVYLAGPPTLVPQYFADLLADASGCLKVDWCLDNALTDADFIMTLRLQRERMTDNLLPSLREYHQYYGITRDRLSRAKPGVKVLHPGPVNRGVEISSDLMDDPEFSLISQQVTSGVAIRMALLYLMSGAS
- a CDS encoding pyridoxamine 5'-phosphate oxidase, which translates into the protein METARLGRSSYRLCYYSTSIVVVLAPWRSLLTHALYRNRSLPSARYLQLATLGLDGLPRNRTVVFRGFREETNQLQMVTDSRSEKYQQILQQPWGEICWYFPKTREQFRLRGQLLIVSVDNTDSNLSTARSLAWQQLSDAARIQFAWPEPQQALTEDKDAFKPLYINKEIPLDNFCLLLLDAVEVDHLELRGDPQNRYIYTLDESFNWSCQQVNP